From the Roseateles sp. XES5 genome, one window contains:
- a CDS encoding bifunctional diguanylate cyclase/phosphodiesterase: protein MPRIEQRYALAGSIFGAFLPTICLGADQLLRGSAQASLFGFSAPTATALALMPVFFGVGFYQIGRSKAQLVDELNQRRQTEQLLTHEAHHDRLTGLANRFCLERDIQAVVEAEEGSRLALLLIDLDRFKFVNDSLGHDAGDQLLAAIGERLRSALAATARVYRLGGDEFVVTSPGRPSQGKIENVCRTICELFEAPFELRHGRVTSGCSIGVTFMEPGDTTMSELLKRADLALYEAKETHGSGFRFFDAALAARVQARAAIEHDLARALAANEFFLEYQPIVGVESRSVRGFEALLRWQHPEKGRIMPDVFIPAAEKTGLILPLGNWVVQEACREAAKWPAPAGVAVNVVGDQFKDRTFVDYVKACLAEAGLAPGRLTIEVTESVFSVDEKVIRESLGELREHGVRVALDDFGIGFSSINNLRAFPIDQLKIDRSFARAMMESKRDADLVDIILKLGQTFQVTTTVEGIESESQFDFIRQRGASEAQGYLISGPVAAPDVPAFLVRPADRLSA, encoded by the coding sequence TTGCCGAGGATCGAGCAGCGCTATGCGCTGGCGGGATCGATCTTCGGAGCTTTCCTCCCCACCATCTGCCTTGGCGCCGATCAACTGCTGCGCGGCAGTGCGCAGGCGAGCCTCTTCGGCTTTTCCGCGCCCACGGCCACCGCGCTCGCCCTGATGCCGGTCTTTTTCGGTGTCGGCTTCTACCAGATCGGCCGGTCCAAGGCGCAGCTCGTCGACGAACTCAACCAGCGCCGGCAGACCGAGCAGTTGCTGACGCACGAGGCCCATCATGACCGGCTGACGGGACTGGCCAACCGCTTCTGCCTCGAGCGCGACATCCAGGCCGTCGTGGAAGCGGAAGAGGGGAGCCGGCTGGCCCTGCTACTCATCGACCTCGACCGCTTCAAGTTCGTCAACGACAGCCTTGGCCACGATGCCGGCGACCAGTTGCTGGCGGCCATCGGCGAACGGTTGCGCAGTGCCCTTGCCGCGACGGCGCGGGTCTATCGGCTCGGCGGCGACGAATTCGTCGTGACGAGTCCCGGGCGTCCCTCGCAGGGCAAGATCGAGAATGTCTGTCGCACGATCTGCGAGCTTTTCGAGGCGCCGTTCGAACTCCGGCACGGCCGCGTGACGAGTGGCTGCAGCATTGGCGTCACTTTCATGGAGCCGGGCGATACGACCATGTCCGAGCTTCTGAAGCGCGCCGACCTTGCGCTCTACGAAGCCAAGGAAACCCATGGCAGCGGCTTCCGCTTCTTCGATGCGGCGCTGGCGGCGCGCGTGCAGGCGCGCGCGGCCATCGAGCACGATCTTGCGCGGGCGCTCGCGGCGAACGAATTCTTCCTGGAATATCAGCCCATCGTCGGTGTCGAGAGCCGCTCGGTGCGCGGTTTCGAGGCGCTCCTGCGCTGGCAGCATCCGGAGAAGGGGCGGATCATGCCCGATGTCTTCATTCCCGCCGCCGAAAAGACCGGGCTCATCCTGCCGCTCGGCAACTGGGTGGTGCAGGAGGCCTGCCGGGAGGCGGCGAAATGGCCGGCGCCGGCGGGTGTCGCGGTCAATGTCGTCGGCGACCAGTTCAAGGACCGAACCTTCGTGGACTATGTGAAGGCGTGCCTTGCCGAGGCTGGTCTTGCGCCGGGACGCCTCACCATTGAGGTGACGGAATCGGTGTTCTCCGTCGACGAGAAGGTGATCCGCGAAAGTCTCGGCGAATTGCGCGAGCACGGCGTGCGCGTCGCGCTCGACGATTTCGGCATCGGCTTTTCCTCGATCAACAATCTGCGGGCCTTTCCCATCGATCAGTTGAAGATCGACCGGTCCTTCGCCCGGGCGATGATGGAGAGCAAACGCGATGCCGACCTCGTCGATATCATCCTCAAGCTCGGCCAGACCTTCCAGGTGACGACGACGGTGGAGGGTATCGAATCGGAAAGCCAGTTCGACTTCATCCGCCAGCGCGGGGCCTCGGAGGCGCAGGGTTACCTGATTTCCGGACCCGTGGCCGCGCCCGACGTGCCGGCTTTTCTTGTCAGGCCGGCCGACCGGCTTTCGGCCTGA
- a CDS encoding DMT family transporter: MEQTATTTRMSAQTWGLLALLGMIWGGSFFFARVAVVHVPPATLVLLRVGIAALALHIYIAGRFGIYPTLRARWREFLLLGLINNAVPHMLIFLGQTQIGAGLASILNATTPIFTVLIANRMTADEKLSPEKVAGCLLGLAGTAVLIGPRALAPFTGDGGPPLWAVLLPVLAAVSYGLAATYGKRFRGVAPPVTAAGQLTASTLLMLPVSFSLDTPWQLALPPLPAILAVLALALLSTAYGYILFFRIMAAAGATNTSLVTLLVPPSAILAGMLFLGERLTPLGLAGMALVLLGLVVLDGRVFARFRRA, translated from the coding sequence ATGGAACAGACGGCGACCACCACACGCATGAGCGCACAGACCTGGGGCCTGCTGGCGCTCCTCGGCATGATCTGGGGCGGCTCGTTCTTCTTCGCCCGTGTCGCCGTCGTCCATGTGCCGCCAGCCACGCTGGTGCTGTTGCGCGTCGGCATCGCCGCCCTCGCGCTGCACATCTATATTGCCGGACGCTTCGGCATCTACCCGACGCTGCGCGCCCGCTGGCGGGAGTTCCTGCTGCTCGGCCTCATCAACAATGCCGTGCCGCACATGCTGATCTTCCTCGGCCAGACGCAGATCGGCGCGGGTCTCGCCTCCATCCTCAATGCGACGACGCCGATCTTCACCGTGCTCATCGCCAACCGCATGACGGCGGACGAAAAACTCTCCCCGGAAAAGGTCGCCGGTTGCCTCCTCGGCCTTGCCGGCACGGCAGTGCTCATCGGCCCGCGTGCCCTCGCGCCCTTCACCGGTGACGGCGGCCCGCCGCTCTGGGCCGTCCTGTTGCCGGTTCTGGCCGCCGTTTCCTATGGCCTCGCCGCGACCTACGGCAAGCGCTTCCGCGGCGTCGCGCCGCCCGTCACCGCCGCCGGCCAGTTGACGGCCTCGACGCTGCTGATGCTGCCCGTTTCCTTCAGCCTCGATACGCCCTGGCAGCTTGCCCTGCCGCCGCTGCCGGCGATCCTCGCCGTGCTGGCGCTGGCGCTGCTGTCCACGGCCTACGGCTATATCCTGTTCTTCCGGATCATGGCGGCGGCCGGCGCCACCAACACTTCGCTCGTCACCCTGCTGGTGCCGCCAAGCGCGATCCTCGCCGGCATGCTCTTCCTCGGCGAACGGCTGACGCCGCTCGGCCTTGCCGGCATGGCGCTGGTGCTTCTCGGCCTCGTGGTGCTCGACGGGCGTGTTTTCGCCCGCTTCCGCCGCGCCTGA
- the metF gene encoding methylenetetrahydrofolate reductase [NAD(P)H]: MKPATAIRAHKDIRLSFEFFPPKSAEAESQLWETAAELSAYDPGFMSVTYGAGGSTKAPTLATVRHLLAMGLPTASHLTCVGATKEEVHAVVAEFQAVGVKHFVALRGDPPGGVGTAYQPHPGGYANAAELAAGLRGLGDFEVSVSAYPEKHPQSPDVAADIDMLKRKVDAGATRALTQFFFENDDFERYLERVRKAGIDIPVVPGILPVHNLAQVQKFAGLCGATVPGWLAGRLSPFDDRPQERAAVAVELAIRQVEDLIARGIGEFHFYTMNRATLVSAVCDGVGFARIGRSQAAGAAA, translated from the coding sequence ATGAAGCCGGCGACCGCCATCCGAGCCCACAAGGACATCCGTCTGTCTTTCGAGTTCTTCCCGCCGAAATCCGCGGAGGCCGAAAGCCAGCTCTGGGAAACGGCCGCCGAGCTTTCGGCCTATGATCCGGGCTTCATGTCGGTCACCTACGGCGCGGGCGGCTCCACCAAGGCGCCGACGCTGGCGACGGTCCGCCACCTTCTTGCCATGGGCCTGCCGACGGCGTCGCACCTCACCTGCGTCGGCGCCACCAAGGAGGAGGTCCACGCCGTCGTCGCCGAATTCCAGGCGGTCGGGGTCAAGCATTTCGTGGCGTTGCGCGGCGACCCGCCGGGCGGCGTCGGCACGGCCTACCAGCCGCATCCCGGCGGCTATGCCAATGCGGCGGAACTGGCCGCTGGCCTGCGCGGTCTCGGCGATTTCGAGGTTTCCGTCTCCGCCTATCCGGAAAAGCATCCCCAGAGCCCGGACGTGGCCGCAGACATCGACATGCTGAAGCGCAAGGTGGACGCCGGCGCGACGCGCGCGCTGACGCAGTTCTTCTTCGAGAACGACGATTTCGAGCGCTACCTGGAGCGTGTGCGCAAGGCGGGCATCGACATTCCCGTCGTGCCGGGCATCCTGCCGGTGCACAATCTCGCACAGGTCCAGAAATTCGCCGGTCTCTGCGGCGCCACGGTGCCCGGCTGGCTCGCCGGCCGCCTCTCGCCTTTCGACGACCGTCCGCAGGAGCGTGCCGCCGTCGCAGTCGAACTGGCGATCCGCCAGGTGGAGGACCTGATCGCCCGCGGCATCGGCGAATTCCATTTCTACACGATGAACCGCGCCACGCTGGTTTCGGCGGTGTGCGACGGCGTGGGCTTTGCGCGGATCGGCCGGAGCCAGGCGGCCGGCGCGGCGGCCTGA
- a CDS encoding lytic murein transglycosylase, with protein sequence MRQTLKTTLVASFAAFLFAGGAHAQTAAACGGDFDAFLQGVKAEALTRGVSADVADKALAGAAIDQKVLSRDRAQGVFRQTFLEFSKRTVSQSRLDIGRKKLTDLAPVFARAEQEFGVPGPIIAAFWAMETDFGAVQGDFNTRNALVTLSHDCRRPELFRKQLLAAVEMVGHGDLDPNGTTGAWAGEIGQVQMLPKDIIEFGVDGDGDGHINVKQSSPDAILTAAKFIQHLGFTKGQPWIQEVSVPDVLPFEKTGLQPGMKAGDWFALGVKPRDGDTSFGNLEASLVLPQGRKGPAFMTYPNFNIYLEWNQSFIYTTSAAYFATRLAGAPPYERGAPEEGLSEDGMKQLQTKLQGLGHDVGKIDGILGSGTRAAIQKEQLRLGLPADGWATQALLSAL encoded by the coding sequence ATGCGGCAAACCCTGAAGACGACACTTGTGGCGAGCTTCGCGGCCTTCCTCTTCGCCGGCGGCGCACACGCCCAGACGGCGGCGGCCTGCGGCGGCGACTTCGACGCCTTCCTTCAGGGCGTGAAGGCCGAGGCGCTGACGCGCGGCGTTTCCGCCGATGTCGCCGACAAGGCCCTCGCCGGCGCCGCCATCGACCAGAAGGTGCTGTCGCGCGACCGCGCCCAGGGCGTCTTCCGCCAGACCTTCCTCGAATTCTCCAAGCGCACGGTCAGCCAGTCGCGCCTCGATATCGGCCGCAAGAAGCTGACGGACCTCGCCCCGGTCTTCGCCCGCGCCGAGCAGGAATTCGGCGTGCCCGGTCCGATCATCGCCGCCTTCTGGGCGATGGAAACCGACTTCGGCGCCGTGCAGGGCGATTTCAACACCCGCAACGCGCTGGTCACGCTCTCGCATGACTGCCGCCGCCCGGAACTCTTCCGCAAGCAGCTTCTCGCCGCCGTCGAGATGGTCGGCCATGGCGACCTCGACCCGAACGGCACGACGGGCGCCTGGGCCGGTGAGATCGGCCAGGTGCAGATGCTGCCGAAGGACATCATCGAGTTCGGCGTGGACGGCGATGGCGACGGCCATATCAACGTCAAGCAGAGTTCGCCGGATGCGATCCTGACGGCCGCGAAGTTCATCCAGCATCTCGGTTTCACCAAGGGCCAGCCCTGGATCCAGGAAGTCTCCGTGCCGGATGTTCTGCCCTTCGAGAAGACCGGCCTGCAGCCAGGCATGAAGGCGGGTGACTGGTTCGCGCTCGGCGTCAAGCCGCGCGACGGCGACACCTCCTTCGGCAATCTCGAAGCCTCGCTCGTGCTGCCGCAGGGCCGCAAGGGCCCGGCCTTCATGACCTACCCGAACTTCAACATCTATCTCGAGTGGAACCAGTCCTTCATCTACACGACGTCGGCCGCCTATTTCGCAACGCGCCTTGCCGGCGCTCCGCCCTATGAGCGCGGCGCGCCGGAGGAAGGTCTTTCCGAAGACGGCATGAAGCAGCTCCAGACCAAGCTGCAGGGCCTCGGCCATGATGTCGGCAAGATCGACGGCATCCTCGGCTCCGGCACGCGCGCGGCGATCCAGAAGGAACAGCTGCGCCTCGGCCTTCCGGCCGACGGCTGGGCGACGCAGGCGCTGCTCTCCGCCCTCTGA
- a CDS encoding glycoside hydrolase family 25 protein, translated as MRRLLLALLPLALLATSCSTTDYDLVSTASVPRFEDKDPQDFGARSPHRHQVHGIDVSKWNGDIDWATVKNSGVSFAFLKATEGTDRIDSRFADYWRGARAAGLAHAPYHFYYFCSTADAQADWFIANVPKEAVQLPPVLDAEWNPASPTCKLRPPPDEVRTALQRFMDRLEAHYGKRPIIYTTVDFHRDNLVGHFDKYHFWLRAVAEHPENIYATRKWAFWQYTSTGVIPGISGDTDINVFAGSAKNWNTWVASVSR; from the coding sequence ATGCGTCGGCTCCTTCTGGCACTCCTGCCCCTCGCCCTTCTCGCCACGTCCTGTTCCACCACCGACTACGACCTCGTGTCCACGGCCTCCGTTCCGCGCTTCGAGGACAAGGACCCGCAGGATTTCGGGGCGCGCAGCCCGCATCGCCATCAGGTGCACGGCATCGACGTGTCCAAGTGGAATGGCGATATCGACTGGGCGACGGTGAAGAACAGCGGCGTCTCCTTCGCCTTCCTGAAGGCGACCGAGGGAACGGACCGGATCGACAGCCGCTTTGCCGATTACTGGCGCGGCGCCCGCGCCGCCGGTCTCGCCCATGCGCCCTATCACTTCTACTACTTCTGCTCGACCGCGGACGCGCAGGCCGACTGGTTCATCGCCAACGTGCCGAAGGAGGCCGTGCAGCTTCCGCCGGTGCTGGATGCCGAATGGAACCCTGCCTCGCCGACCTGCAAGCTGCGCCCGCCGCCGGACGAGGTGCGCACCGCCCTGCAGCGTTTCATGGACCGCCTCGAAGCGCATTACGGCAAGCGACCGATCATCTACACGACCGTCGATTTCCATCGCGACAACCTCGTCGGCCATTTCGACAAATACCATTTCTGGCTGCGCGCGGTCGCCGAACATCCGGAAAACATCTACGCGACACGCAAGTGGGCCTTCTGGCAATACACCTCGACGGGCGTCATTCCGGGTATTTCCGGCGACACGGATATCAACGTCTTCGCGGGCTCCGCGAAGAACTGGAACACGTGGGTCGCCTCGGTTTCCCGCTGA
- a CDS encoding serine hydrolase: protein MRRFYRLAAWLLSLLVLVLVVGASWIIVSPPALLSVGSGYAAKVVCSNVFIAGRDAAAVLAEDVQAPGHPLLKLMRQDVDMAEKTVTTRLLGLFAPGHAAWHDGFGCSSVPDGDFRAAQQAVSDVPLPAIPAGDPAVAWPDGEAVTPDAALAALLADSALTGPGMRAVVVVKDGRIVAETYGAGFSATTPLLGWSMTKSVNAVLVGRLMQAGALSPAMNDLFPEWRGDARASITLAQLLAMESGLAFNESYGSVADVTRMLFLEPDMTRFVLSLPLEANPGEKFNYSSGTGVLLSRIWMGALGGRAQALSFPSRALFSPLGMASAVMEPDETGIFVGSSYMYATARDWARFSLLLLNDGVWKGNRLLPAGFVTAMATPTTASGGAYGRMQTWTNGPGDKKDADYGLPEEAFWMQGHDGQTVAILPSRGLAVIRLGLTPSKLGYRPQPMVKRILDLLDASKLSAGQAPT from the coding sequence ATGAGACGATTCTACAGGCTGGCCGCTTGGTTGCTTTCCCTCCTTGTCCTCGTTCTCGTGGTGGGGGCAAGCTGGATCATCGTATCGCCGCCGGCCCTGCTCAGCGTCGGTTCCGGCTATGCCGCAAAGGTCGTCTGCTCCAATGTCTTCATCGCCGGTCGCGACGCGGCTGCCGTGCTTGCCGAGGATGTGCAGGCGCCCGGCCACCCATTGCTGAAGCTCATGCGGCAGGATGTCGACATGGCCGAGAAGACGGTGACGACGCGCCTTCTCGGCCTCTTCGCGCCGGGCCACGCCGCCTGGCACGACGGGTTCGGTTGCTCCAGCGTGCCGGATGGCGACTTCCGTGCGGCGCAGCAGGCGGTGTCGGACGTGCCGCTGCCGGCGATTCCCGCGGGCGACCCGGCCGTCGCCTGGCCGGATGGCGAGGCGGTGACGCCGGATGCGGCGCTCGCGGCGCTGCTGGCCGATTCCGCGCTGACCGGGCCGGGCATGCGCGCCGTCGTCGTGGTGAAGGACGGGCGGATCGTCGCGGAAACCTATGGCGCGGGCTTTTCCGCCACCACGCCGCTTCTCGGTTGGTCGATGACCAAATCGGTCAATGCCGTGCTGGTCGGACGGCTGATGCAGGCGGGCGCGCTCTCGCCCGCGATGAACGACCTGTTCCCCGAATGGCGCGGCGATGCGCGCGCGTCCATCACGCTGGCGCAGCTTCTGGCCATGGAAAGCGGGCTTGCCTTCAACGAGAGCTATGGTAGCGTCGCCGACGTGACGCGCATGCTCTTTCTCGAGCCCGACATGACGCGCTTCGTCCTGTCGCTGCCGCTGGAAGCCAATCCGGGCGAGAAATTCAACTATTCCAGCGGCACCGGTGTGCTGCTCTCCCGCATCTGGATGGGCGCGCTCGGCGGGCGGGCACAGGCGCTGTCCTTCCCGTCGCGGGCGCTGTTTTCGCCGCTCGGCATGGCGAGCGCGGTGATGGAGCCGGACGAAACCGGCATCTTCGTCGGCTCGTCCTACATGTATGCGACGGCGCGCGACTGGGCACGCTTCTCGCTCTTGTTGTTGAACGACGGTGTCTGGAAGGGGAACCGGTTGCTGCCCGCGGGCTTCGTGACCGCCATGGCGACGCCGACGACGGCATCCGGCGGAGCCTATGGTCGGATGCAGACCTGGACGAACGGTCCCGGGGACAAGAAAGACGCGGATTACGGCCTGCCGGAGGAAGCGTTCTGGATGCAGGGGCATGACGGCCAGACGGTCGCCATTCTCCCCTCCCGCGGGCTTGCGGTGATCCGGCTGGGACTGACGCCGTCGAAACTCGGCTACCGGCCCCAGCCGATGGTCAAGCGCATCCTCGATCTGCTGGATGCGTCGAAGCTGTCGGCCGGTCAGGCGCCGACCTGA
- a CDS encoding outer membrane protein produces MKSTIFGAAAILVAAGTLPTLAADMTIAEPPVETPITEVAGVYDWGGFYVGVNTGYAWTGVDYSDGVTAINRDLGGFALGAFAGYNFFNDGWVYGVEADIKRDFNDERFPAGGTTLETETTWGGSVRARLGYAIDRTLIYGTGGYAFTHARLEDVNTGASEGETLHGWTVGAGVEHAFTDNMAGRIEYRYSDYSKSDVFNAAGVDGDIDSHSVMVGVSMKF; encoded by the coding sequence ATGAAATCCACGATCTTCGGTGCCGCCGCCATCCTCGTAGCCGCGGGCACCCTGCCAACCCTTGCAGCCGACATGACCATCGCCGAACCGCCGGTCGAAACCCCGATCACCGAAGTGGCCGGCGTCTACGACTGGGGCGGCTTCTATGTCGGTGTGAACACCGGCTATGCCTGGACGGGTGTCGACTATTCCGACGGCGTCACCGCCATCAACCGCGACCTCGGCGGCTTCGCGCTCGGCGCCTTTGCCGGCTACAATTTCTTCAACGACGGCTGGGTGTATGGCGTTGAAGCCGATATCAAGCGCGACTTCAACGACGAGCGCTTCCCGGCCGGCGGAACGACGCTGGAAACGGAAACGACCTGGGGCGGCTCCGTCCGCGCCCGTCTCGGTTATGCCATCGACCGCACGCTGATCTACGGCACCGGCGGCTACGCCTTCACCCATGCCCGCCTGGAGGACGTGAACACCGGCGCCAGCGAGGGCGAAACGCTGCATGGCTGGACGGTCGGTGCCGGCGTCGAGCACGCGTTCACCGACAATATGGCCGGGCGTATCGAATATCGCTACAGCGACTACAGCAAGTCCGACGTGTTCAACGCGGCCGGCGTCGATGGCGATATCGATTCGCATTCGGTCATGGTCGGCGTGAGCATGAAGTTCTGA